A window of Rhizobium acidisoli contains these coding sequences:
- a CDS encoding circularly permuted type 2 ATP-grasp protein, which yields MGKRPATERREETENRTGKRAAFDYAPLPGTADEMVDNKGRVRPVWQHFLSHLSAMPEKDLAERFARADRYLRDAGVFYRAYGSKGTGERAWPISHIPVLIDEREWQTLSAGLVQRADLLEAIVADIYGDNRLVEEGVLPPALMAANPEFQRPLAGIRPASGHYLHFCAFEIGRGPDGNWWVLADRTQAPSGAGFALESRVATTRAFSDIYAETPVHRLASFFGGFRDALQGMKHSGDDRIAVLTPGPANETYYEHAYIARYLGFMLLEGEDLTVVKGRVMVRTVAGLKPIGVLWRRLDSAFADPLELNQNSHIGTPGLVEALRAESVTIVNALGTGVLETRALLAFMPTICRRLLGQDLQLPSIATWWCGQEDEREHVAKNIEKMVIGPAYSRAPFFDDDGESVLGSSLRATAKDSITDWLSSDGPKLVGQEVVTLSTTPAWVDGKLVPRPMSLRVFAARTANGWQIMPGGFARIGSGADVAAIAMQSGGAAADVWIVSDKPVERHTLLPAEGSFTRNMPGSLPSRAADNLFWLGRYIERAEGALRILRAWHARYAEAADPSQPLLADVSAYLSAVDIDTAEPVPETLLRNIDSAVYSASNIRDRFSPDGWLALNDLAKTARRFHVTVAAGDDASHAMTILLRKLAGFAGLVHENMYRFMGWRFLSLGRYIERGLHMTRLLGHMSGPEAPDGALDMLLEIGDSVMTHRRRYNVNTARLTVTDLLALDPLNPRSVLFQVNEIHHEVEQLPNALINGQMSPFYREAMRLHSGLAVMTPEGMGAEVYQRLERELEQLSDLLAQTYLG from the coding sequence ATGGGTAAGAGGCCGGCAACAGAGCGCAGGGAAGAGACAGAGAACCGCACCGGCAAACGTGCGGCCTTCGACTATGCGCCGCTTCCCGGCACCGCCGACGAGATGGTGGACAACAAAGGCAGGGTCCGCCCGGTCTGGCAGCATTTCCTCTCGCATCTGAGCGCAATGCCGGAAAAGGATCTTGCCGAGCGTTTTGCCCGCGCCGACCGCTACCTCAGAGACGCCGGCGTCTTCTACCGTGCCTATGGCAGCAAGGGCACCGGCGAACGCGCCTGGCCGATCTCGCATATCCCGGTGCTGATCGACGAGCGCGAATGGCAGACGCTGTCGGCCGGCCTCGTCCAGCGCGCTGACCTGCTGGAAGCGATCGTCGCCGACATCTACGGCGACAACCGGCTGGTGGAGGAAGGCGTCCTGCCGCCGGCGCTGATGGCCGCCAATCCCGAATTCCAACGCCCGCTTGCCGGCATCCGGCCGGCCTCCGGCCATTATCTGCATTTCTGCGCCTTCGAGATCGGCCGCGGACCGGATGGCAATTGGTGGGTGCTAGCCGACAGGACGCAGGCGCCGTCGGGCGCCGGTTTCGCGCTGGAAAGCCGCGTCGCGACCACCCGGGCGTTCTCGGATATCTATGCCGAAACCCCGGTCCACCGCCTCGCCTCGTTCTTCGGCGGCTTCCGCGACGCGCTGCAGGGGATGAAACATTCCGGCGACGACCGCATCGCCGTGCTGACGCCGGGCCCGGCCAACGAGACCTATTACGAACACGCCTACATCGCCCGCTATCTCGGCTTCATGCTGCTCGAGGGTGAGGATCTCACCGTCGTCAAGGGCCGCGTCATGGTGCGCACCGTCGCCGGCCTGAAGCCGATCGGCGTTCTCTGGCGCCGTCTCGATTCGGCCTTTGCCGACCCGCTCGAGCTGAACCAGAATTCGCATATCGGCACCCCCGGCCTCGTCGAAGCGCTGCGCGCCGAAAGCGTCACCATCGTCAATGCGCTCGGAACCGGCGTTCTCGAGACCCGGGCGCTGCTGGCTTTCATGCCGACCATCTGCCGCCGCCTGCTGGGGCAGGATCTGCAACTGCCCTCGATCGCCACCTGGTGGTGCGGCCAGGAAGACGAACGCGAGCACGTCGCCAAGAATATCGAGAAGATGGTGATCGGCCCGGCCTATTCCCGCGCCCCCTTCTTCGACGACGACGGCGAATCCGTGCTCGGCTCGTCGCTGCGGGCGACCGCCAAGGATTCCATCACCGACTGGCTGAGTTCGGACGGCCCGAAACTGGTGGGACAGGAGGTCGTCACGCTGTCGACGACGCCCGCCTGGGTCGACGGCAAGCTGGTGCCGCGGCCGATGTCGCTGCGCGTCTTCGCCGCCCGCACGGCGAACGGCTGGCAGATCATGCCCGGCGGTTTTGCCCGCATCGGCTCCGGCGCCGATGTCGCCGCGATCGCCATGCAGTCGGGCGGAGCGGCCGCCGATGTCTGGATCGTCAGCGACAAGCCGGTCGAGCGCCACACTCTGCTGCCGGCCGAAGGCAGCTTTACCCGCAACATGCCGGGCAGCCTGCCGAGCCGGGCGGCCGACAATCTGTTCTGGCTCGGCCGCTACATCGAGCGCGCCGAAGGGGCGCTGCGCATCCTGCGCGCCTGGCATGCGCGTTACGCCGAAGCCGCCGATCCGAGCCAGCCGCTGCTCGCCGACGTCTCCGCCTATCTCTCAGCCGTCGATATCGACACCGCCGAACCCGTGCCGGAAACGCTGCTGCGCAACATCGACAGCGCCGTTTATTCGGCGAGCAATATTCGCGACCGTTTTTCGCCGGATGGCTGGCTGGCGCTCAACGATCTCGCCAAGACCGCCCGCCGCTTCCATGTCACCGTCGCCGCCGGCGACGACGCCAGCCACGCGATGACGATCCTGCTGCGCAAGCTTGCCGGCTTTGCCGGCCTCGTGCACGAGAACATGTACCGCTTTATGGGCTGGCGCTTCCTCTCACTCGGCCGCTATATCGAGCGCGGCCTGCACATGACGCGGCTGCTCGGCCATATGTCCGGCCCGGAAGCGCCCGACGGCGCGCTCGACATGCTGCTCGAAATCGGCGACAGCGTCATGACCCACCGCCGCCGCTACAACGTCAATACGGCGCGGCTGACCGTCACCGACCTGCTGGCGCTCGATCCCCTCAACCCCCGCTCGGTCCTCTTCCAGGTTAACGAGATCCATCACGAGGTCGAGCAACTGCCGAACGCCCTGATCAACGGACAGATGTCGCCCTTCTACCGCGAGGCGATGCGGCTCCACTCGGGCCTGGCGGTGATGACGCCGGAGGGCATGGGGGCCGAGGTCTATCAGCGCCTCGAACGCGAATTGGAGCAGCTTTCCGATCTGCTCGCCCAGACCTATCTCGGGTGA
- a CDS encoding transglutaminase family protein: MLYDLSLRMGYSYDVPASGARHIMRLMPLSLTNRQRLVAGSITISPTPDEQSHFVDFFDHPATAFMLRAPHETLDIRMQARVQVESQPIAADFSPLLADLPEELSGVWSLAPDSPHHFLGDSPRLTQARGISDFARSCAMPDLTAMQIAYAICARIYKDFTYDADATTVDTTPLEAFKLKCGVCQDFTHIMILALRSLGIPAGYVSGFLRTIPPPGKERLEGADAMHAWVRIWCGETTGWIELDPTNNIPAGTDHIVVAYGRDYSDVVPVIGVLKSYGGQRAVQAVDVIPLK, encoded by the coding sequence ATGCTTTACGATCTTTCGCTGCGCATGGGTTACAGCTACGACGTGCCGGCCTCCGGCGCCCGCCACATCATGCGCCTGATGCCGCTGTCGCTGACCAACCGGCAGCGCCTGGTCGCCGGCTCGATCACCATTTCGCCGACGCCGGACGAGCAGTCGCATTTCGTCGATTTCTTCGATCATCCCGCCACCGCCTTCATGCTGCGCGCGCCGCACGAGACGCTCGACATTCGCATGCAGGCCCGCGTGCAGGTGGAAAGCCAGCCGATCGCCGCCGATTTTTCGCCGCTGCTCGCCGACCTGCCGGAGGAGTTGTCAGGCGTCTGGTCGCTGGCGCCGGATTCGCCGCACCACTTTCTCGGCGACAGCCCGCGCCTGACCCAGGCGCGCGGGATCAGCGACTTTGCCCGAAGCTGCGCCATGCCTGATCTGACGGCGATGCAGATCGCCTACGCGATCTGTGCCCGCATCTACAAGGATTTCACCTACGACGCCGACGCGACGACGGTGGACACGACGCCGCTTGAGGCATTCAAGCTTAAGTGCGGCGTCTGCCAGGATTTCACCCACATCATGATCCTGGCGCTCCGAAGCCTCGGCATTCCGGCCGGCTATGTCTCGGGTTTCCTGCGCACCATCCCGCCGCCCGGCAAGGAACGCCTCGAAGGGGCGGATGCCATGCATGCCTGGGTGCGGATCTGGTGCGGCGAGACGACCGGCTGGATCGAACTCGACCCGACCAACAACATACCCGCCGGCACCGACCACATCGTCGTTGCCTACGGCCGCGACTATTCCGACGTCGTTCCCGTCATCGGCGTATTGAAGAGCTATGGCGGCCAGCGCGCCGTCCAGGCGGTCGATGTGATCCCGCTGAAATAA
- a CDS encoding vWA domain-containing protein translates to MMSTSFLHPCLRRMLSDRGGNFGIVTAIMAPVLLGAAGLAIDYSNMALSQRQLQESTDSAALAAATALASGKVADEAAAKTLAKDFVVGQMANYAGTASASAIRNATNVDITTSTSSTSKSYSVTVATSYRLGLTPFMNLLGHSTIDISTTSSTTSGTSQTRSALSMELVLDQSGSMGYDTNTCAQYKKNGTTCKTYVVKIDALKQASASLFDALDKADPQHTLVRTGVISYSNGLLRDWTNKVTSVSAMDWGTTKSRDYVTTLSPDGGTDATEPMQLADDTIKKNANSTDAESVAHQKKGNSKVDRFIILMTDGEMTSNSSTWNKDKDQSVRDKCDAAKTDGITLFTVAFMAPDKGKSLLQYCASPGGNYYEAETMEKLVADFESIAQTATKAATLLTN, encoded by the coding sequence ATGATGAGCACCTCCTTTTTGCATCCCTGCCTGCGTCGCATGTTGAGCGATCGAGGCGGTAATTTCGGCATAGTGACGGCGATTATGGCGCCCGTCCTTCTCGGCGCCGCCGGCTTGGCGATCGATTATTCGAATATGGCGCTGTCACAGCGCCAACTCCAGGAATCAACGGATTCTGCAGCACTCGCGGCGGCGACCGCACTTGCGAGCGGCAAGGTCGCCGACGAGGCGGCCGCAAAGACCTTGGCGAAGGATTTTGTCGTCGGACAAATGGCAAATTATGCCGGCACGGCATCAGCCAGCGCAATCAGGAACGCCACGAATGTGGACATCACCACGTCCACCTCCTCGACCAGCAAGAGCTACAGCGTCACAGTCGCGACCTCATATCGCCTTGGCCTGACACCATTCATGAATCTTTTAGGCCACTCTACGATTGACATCTCCACAACCAGTTCGACCACGAGCGGCACCAGCCAGACACGGAGCGCGCTATCGATGGAACTTGTCCTCGACCAGTCGGGGTCCATGGGCTACGACACCAATACATGCGCCCAATACAAAAAGAATGGCACCACCTGCAAAACCTACGTCGTCAAGATCGACGCGCTGAAACAGGCATCTGCGTCACTCTTCGATGCGCTCGATAAGGCCGATCCGCAACATACCCTCGTACGCACAGGCGTCATCTCGTACAGTAACGGACTATTGCGTGATTGGACCAACAAGGTCACCAGCGTTAGCGCTATGGACTGGGGAACAACCAAATCCCGCGACTACGTAACAACGCTCTCGCCAGACGGCGGCACAGACGCCACTGAACCGATGCAACTGGCTGACGACACGATCAAAAAGAACGCGAACAGCACCGACGCTGAAAGCGTCGCACATCAAAAAAAGGGCAATTCCAAGGTCGACAGGTTCATTATACTCATGACCGATGGCGAAATGACCAGCAACAGCAGCACTTGGAACAAGGACAAGGATCAAAGCGTCCGCGACAAATGCGATGCCGCCAAGACAGACGGAATTACCCTTTTCACCGTGGCTTTCATGGCGCCGGACAAAGGCAAGAGTCTTCTCCAATACTGCGCCTCGCCGGGCGGCAACTACTATGAAGCTGAAACCATGGAGAAATTGGTGGCCGACTTCGAAAGCATCGCCCAAACGGCAACCAAGGCCGCGACGCTGCTGACCAACTGA
- a CDS encoding glycogen/starch/alpha-glucan phosphorylase: MNTVSKPVIPSPAPRSSKPEILAEEIIERLTYRIGKDAKVAKPHDWLTATILVVRDRIIDRWMASTREVYATGAKRVYYLSLEFLIGRLMRDAVSNLGLMEEVRDALTSLGVDVNVIAGLEPDAALGNGGLGRLAACFMESMATVDVPAYGYGIRYVHGLFRQQLADGWQVELPENWLAHGNPWEFERRESAYEIGFGGAVEFITTHDDQPRYVWKPAERVIAAAFDTPAVGWRGKRVNTLRLWSAQPIDPILLDAFNAGDHIGALRESNKAESLTRVLYPADATPAGQELRLRQEFFFSSASLQDILRRHLQQYDDFTSLPDKVAIQLNDTHPAVSVAELVRLLCDVHGMDFDQAWEITRHTFSYTNHTLLPEALESWAVPLFERLLPRHMQIIYAINAKILIDARKGKNFSDGEIRSISLIDESGDRRVRMGNLAFVGSHSINGVSALHTDLMKVTVFADLHKLYPDRINNKTNGITPRRWLQQCNPGLTGLIREAIGDEFLDDAEKLRPLEAYASDPSFQQKFAAVKRANKVALSNLVASRMGVKLDPSAMFDIQIKRIHEYKRQLLNIIEAVALYDQIRSHPELDWVPRVKLFAGKAAPSYYNAKLIIKLINDVARTINNDPSVRGLLKVVFVPNYNVSLAEVMVPAADLSEQISTAGMEASGTGNMKFGLNGALTIGTLDGANVEMRDNVGEDNIVIFGLKADEVSKVRSDGHNPRAIIEGSRELAQALAAIGSGVFSPDDRNRYTSLIDGIYSHDWFMVAADFDAYAQAQREVDQIWTNQSDWYTKTINNTARMGWFSSDRTIRQYADEIWRAG; encoded by the coding sequence ATGAATACCGTTTCCAAGCCAGTTATTCCCTCCCCCGCCCCGCGCAGCTCAAAGCCGGAAATTCTCGCCGAAGAAATTATCGAACGCCTGACCTACCGCATCGGCAAGGATGCCAAGGTGGCAAAGCCGCATGACTGGCTGACGGCGACGATCCTGGTGGTGCGCGACCGCATCATCGACAGATGGATGGCCTCTACCCGCGAGGTTTATGCGACCGGCGCCAAGCGCGTCTATTATCTTTCCCTCGAATTCCTGATCGGCCGCCTGATGCGCGATGCCGTCTCGAATCTCGGCCTGATGGAGGAGGTGCGCGATGCACTCACCTCGCTCGGCGTCGACGTCAACGTCATCGCCGGCCTGGAGCCGGATGCCGCCCTCGGCAATGGCGGCCTTGGCCGCCTGGCGGCCTGTTTCATGGAAAGCATGGCGACGGTCGACGTGCCCGCCTATGGCTACGGCATCCGCTATGTGCACGGCCTCTTCCGCCAGCAGCTGGCCGACGGCTGGCAGGTGGAGCTGCCGGAAAACTGGCTCGCCCACGGCAATCCCTGGGAGTTCGAGCGCCGCGAGAGCGCCTATGAAATCGGCTTCGGCGGCGCCGTCGAATTCATCACAACCCATGACGACCAACCGCGCTACGTTTGGAAACCGGCCGAGCGCGTCATCGCCGCCGCCTTCGACACGCCGGCCGTCGGCTGGCGCGGCAAGCGCGTCAACACCCTGCGCCTCTGGTCGGCGCAGCCGATCGATCCGATCCTGCTCGATGCTTTCAACGCCGGCGACCACATCGGAGCGTTGCGCGAAAGCAACAAGGCCGAAAGCCTGACCCGGGTTCTCTATCCCGCCGACGCGACCCCGGCCGGCCAGGAACTGCGCCTGCGCCAGGAGTTCTTCTTCTCGTCGGCCTCGCTGCAGGACATCCTGCGCCGCCATCTGCAGCAATATGACGATTTCACCTCGCTGCCGGACAAGGTGGCGATCCAGCTGAACGACACCCATCCAGCCGTCTCGGTGGCCGAACTGGTGCGTCTGCTCTGCGACGTCCACGGGATGGATTTCGACCAGGCCTGGGAAATCACCCGCCATACTTTCTCCTACACCAACCACACGCTTCTGCCGGAAGCACTGGAAAGCTGGGCGGTACCGCTGTTCGAGCGTCTGCTGCCGCGCCACATGCAGATCATCTATGCGATCAACGCCAAGATTCTGATCGACGCGCGCAAGGGCAAGAATTTCTCCGATGGGGAAATCCGCTCGATTTCGCTGATCGATGAAAGCGGCGACCGCCGCGTGCGCATGGGCAACCTTGCTTTCGTTGGCTCGCATTCGATCAACGGTGTTTCCGCCCTGCACACCGACCTGATGAAGGTCACGGTCTTTGCCGACCTGCACAAGCTCTATCCCGACCGCATCAACAACAAGACCAACGGCATCACGCCGCGCCGCTGGCTGCAGCAGTGCAATCCCGGTCTCACCGGCCTGATCCGCGAGGCGATCGGCGACGAATTCCTCGACGACGCCGAGAAACTGCGCCCGCTCGAGGCGTATGCTTCCGATCCGAGCTTCCAGCAGAAGTTCGCAGCGGTGAAACGCGCCAACAAGGTGGCGCTCTCCAACCTGGTCGCCAGCCGCATGGGCGTGAAGCTCGATCCGTCGGCGATGTTCGACATCCAGATCAAGCGCATTCACGAATACAAGCGCCAGCTTTTGAACATCATCGAGGCCGTCGCACTCTACGACCAGATCCGCTCGCATCCCGAGCTCGACTGGGTGCCGCGCGTCAAACTGTTCGCCGGCAAGGCGGCGCCGAGTTACTACAACGCCAAACTGATCATCAAACTGATCAACGACGTCGCCCGCACGATCAACAATGATCCATCGGTGCGCGGCCTGCTGAAGGTCGTCTTCGTGCCGAATTACAATGTCTCGCTCGCCGAAGTCATGGTGCCCGCCGCCGACCTCTCCGAACAGATCTCGACCGCCGGCATGGAAGCATCCGGTACCGGCAACATGAAGTTCGGCCTCAACGGTGCGCTGACCATCGGCACGCTTGACGGCGCCAATGTCGAGATGCGCGACAATGTCGGCGAAGACAACATCGTCATCTTCGGCCTCAAGGCCGACGAGGTCTCCAAGGTCCGCAGCGATGGCCACAATCCCCGCGCCATCATCGAGGGATCGCGCGAACTCGCCCAGGCGCTCGCCGCCATCGGCTCCGGCGTCTTTTCGCCCGATGACCGCAACCGTTACACCTCGCTGATCGACGGCATCTATTCGCACGACTGGTTCATGGTCGCGGCCGACTTCGACGCCTACGCCCAGGCCCAGCGCGAAGTCGATCAGATCTGGACCAATCAGTCCGACTGGTACACCAAGACGATCAACAACACGGCGCGGATGGGCTGGTTCTCGTCCGACCGCACGATCAGGCAATATGCAGACGAAATCTGGAGAGCCGGATGA
- the glgB gene encoding 1,4-alpha-glucan branching protein GlgB, with product MKTPKNVPEVKLSWEISADEIAAILAGSHSNPFAVLGVHQAGDAFVARCFIPGAEEVTTMTLDGSVIGELKQLHGDGFFAGPVSLTKLQPVRYRARRGDAEWAVTDPYSFGPVLGPMDDYFARQGSHLRLFDKMGAHLIKHDGAQGIHFAVWAPNAQRVSVVGDFNNWDGRRHVMRFRSDSGIWEIFAPDVPIGVAYKFEIRGQDGVLLPLKADPFARRSELRPKTASIAAADLEQEWEDEAHLKHWREADKRRQPISIYEVHAASWRRRDDGTMLSWDELASSLIPYCADMGFTHIEFLPITEYPYDPSWGYQTTGLYAPTARFGEPEGFARFVNGCHKVGIGVILDWVPAHFPTDEHGLGWFDGTALYEHEDPRKGFHPDWSTAIYNFGRTEVVSYLVNNALYWAEKFHLDGLRVDAVASMLYLDYSRKHGEWIPNEYGGNENLEAVRFLQDLNTRIYGNHSNVMTIAEESTSWPKVSQPVHEGGLGFGFKWNMGFMHDTLSYMSRDPIYRGHHHNELTFGLLYAYSENFVLPLSHDEVVHGKGSLIAKMPGDDWQKFANLRAYYAYMWGYPGKKLLFMGQEFAQWSEWSEAKSLDWNLLQYRMHEGIRRLVRDLNFTYRSKPALHERDCEGEGFEWLVADDHQNSVFAWLRKAPGQKPVAVITNFTPVYRENYTIRLPSAGRWREILNTDADIYGGSGKGNGGRVQAVDAGGDITCSITLPPLATIMLEPEN from the coding sequence ATGAAAACGCCGAAAAACGTCCCTGAAGTAAAGCTTTCCTGGGAAATTTCGGCAGATGAAATCGCGGCGATCCTTGCCGGCTCGCATTCCAATCCCTTTGCCGTCCTAGGGGTGCACCAGGCAGGCGACGCCTTCGTCGCCCGCTGTTTCATCCCGGGCGCGGAGGAAGTCACCACCATGACGCTCGACGGCAGCGTCATCGGCGAACTGAAGCAACTCCATGGCGACGGCTTTTTCGCCGGCCCGGTTTCCCTGACCAAGCTCCAGCCGGTGCGTTACCGCGCCCGGCGAGGCGATGCGGAATGGGCCGTCACCGACCCCTACAGCTTCGGTCCGGTGCTCGGGCCGATGGACGATTATTTCGCCCGCCAGGGCTCGCATCTGCGCCTGTTCGACAAGATGGGCGCCCACCTCATCAAGCATGACGGCGCCCAGGGCATCCACTTCGCCGTCTGGGCCCCGAATGCGCAGCGCGTTTCCGTGGTCGGCGATTTCAACAATTGGGACGGACGCCGCCACGTCATGCGCTTCCGCTCCGATAGCGGCATCTGGGAGATCTTTGCCCCTGACGTGCCGATCGGCGTTGCCTACAAATTCGAGATCCGCGGTCAGGATGGCGTGCTGCTGCCGCTGAAGGCCGATCCCTTCGCCCGCCGCAGCGAGCTCCGGCCAAAAACCGCCTCGATCGCCGCCGCCGATCTGGAACAGGAGTGGGAAGACGAAGCCCATCTGAAGCACTGGCGCGAAGCCGACAAACGCCGCCAGCCGATCTCGATCTACGAGGTGCATGCCGCCTCATGGCGGCGCCGGGACGATGGCACGATGCTGTCCTGGGACGAGCTCGCCTCCAGCCTCATCCCCTATTGCGCCGACATGGGCTTCACCCATATCGAGTTCCTGCCGATCACCGAATACCCCTATGACCCCTCCTGGGGCTACCAGACGACAGGCCTCTACGCACCGACCGCCCGGTTCGGCGAGCCGGAAGGTTTCGCCCGTTTCGTCAACGGCTGCCACAAGGTCGGCATCGGCGTCATCCTCGACTGGGTACCGGCGCATTTCCCGACCGACGAACACGGCCTCGGCTGGTTCGACGGCACGGCGCTCTACGAGCATGAAGATCCGCGCAAGGGCTTCCACCCCGACTGGAGCACGGCGATCTATAATTTCGGCCGGACCGAGGTCGTTTCCTACCTCGTCAACAACGCGCTTTACTGGGCCGAGAAATTCCATCTCGACGGTTTGCGCGTCGACGCCGTCGCCTCGATGCTCTACCTCGATTATTCCCGCAAGCACGGCGAATGGATCCCGAACGAATATGGCGGCAACGAGAACCTCGAAGCCGTCCGCTTCCTGCAGGATCTCAACACCCGCATCTACGGCAATCATTCCAACGTCATGACGATCGCCGAGGAATCGACCTCCTGGCCGAAGGTCTCCCAGCCCGTGCATGAAGGTGGCCTCGGCTTCGGCTTCAAGTGGAACATGGGCTTCATGCACGACACGCTGAGCTACATGAGCCGCGATCCGATATACCGCGGACACCATCACAACGAACTCACCTTCGGCCTGCTCTACGCCTATTCGGAAAATTTCGTCCTGCCGCTCTCGCATGACGAGGTCGTCCATGGCAAAGGCTCGCTGATCGCCAAGATGCCCGGCGACGACTGGCAGAAATTTGCCAATCTGCGCGCCTACTACGCCTATATGTGGGGCTATCCCGGCAAGAAGCTGTTGTTCATGGGCCAGGAATTCGCCCAGTGGAGCGAGTGGAGCGAGGCGAAATCGCTCGACTGGAACTTGCTTCAGTATCGCATGCATGAGGGCATACGGCGCCTGGTGCGCGACCTCAACTTCACCTATCGCAGCAAGCCGGCGCTGCACGAGCGTGACTGCGAGGGCGAAGGTTTTGAATGGCTGGTCGCCGACGACCACCAGAATTCCGTCTTTGCCTGGCTGCGCAAGGCGCCGGGCCAGAAGCCGGTCGCCGTCATCACCAATTTCACCCCCGTCTATCGCGAGAACTATACGATCCGCCTGCCGTCCGCAGGCCGCTGGCGGGAAATCCTGAACACCGATGCCGACATCTACGGCGGCAGCGGCAAGGGCAATGGCGGGCGCGTGCAGGCCGTCGATGCCGGCGGCGACATCACCTGCTCGATCACCTTGCCGCCCTTGGCGACAATCATGCTTGAACCTGAAAATTAG
- the glgC gene encoding glucose-1-phosphate adenylyltransferase has product MVEKRVQPLARDAMAYVLAGGRGSRLKELTDRRAKPAVYFGGKARIIDFALSNALNSGIRRIGVATQYKAHSLIRHMQRGWNFFRPERNESFDILPASQRVSETQWYEGTADAVYQNIDIIEDYGVEYMVILAGDHVYKMDYEWMLQQHVDSGADVTIGCLEVPRMEAVGFGVMHVNEKDEIIAFVEKPADPPPIPDKPDFALASMGIYVFHTKFLLDALRRDAADPNSSRDFGKDIIPYIVKNGKAVAHRFAKSCVRSDFEHEPYWRDVGTIDAYWQANIDLTAIVPELDIYDKSWPIWTYAEITPPAKFVHDDEDRRGSATSSVVSGDCIISGASLNNSLLFTGVRANSFSKLEGAVILPNVKIGRRAQLKNVVIDHGVVIPEGLVVGEDPKLDAKRFRRTESGICLITQPMIDKLDI; this is encoded by the coding sequence ATGGTAGAAAAGCGTGTTCAGCCACTTGCCCGCGATGCAATGGCTTATGTTCTGGCCGGCGGCAGGGGGAGCCGCCTCAAGGAACTCACCGACCGGCGTGCCAAGCCTGCCGTCTATTTCGGCGGCAAGGCCCGCATCATCGATTTCGCCCTGTCGAACGCCCTGAACTCCGGCATCCGCCGCATCGGCGTTGCCACGCAATACAAGGCGCATTCGCTGATCCGCCACATGCAGCGCGGCTGGAACTTCTTCCGCCCTGAGCGCAACGAGAGCTTCGACATCCTGCCGGCCAGCCAGCGCGTCTCGGAAACGCAGTGGTATGAAGGCACCGCCGACGCCGTCTATCAGAACATCGACATCATCGAGGATTACGGTGTCGAATACATGGTCATTCTCGCCGGCGACCACGTCTACAAGATGGACTATGAGTGGATGCTGCAGCAGCACGTCGATTCCGGCGCCGACGTCACCATCGGCTGCCTGGAAGTGCCGCGCATGGAAGCGGTGGGCTTCGGCGTCATGCATGTGAACGAGAAGGACGAGATCATCGCCTTCGTCGAGAAGCCGGCCGATCCGCCGCCCATTCCCGACAAGCCGGATTTCGCGCTCGCCTCGATGGGCATCTACGTCTTCCACACCAAGTTCCTGCTCGATGCGCTGCGCCGCGACGCTGCCGACCCGAACTCCAGCCGCGACTTCGGCAAGGACATCATCCCCTATATCGTCAAGAACGGTAAGGCGGTCGCCCACCGCTTCGCCAAGTCCTGCGTCCGCTCCGATTTCGAGCACGAGCCCTACTGGCGTGACGTCGGCACGATCGATGCCTATTGGCAGGCCAATATCGACCTGACGGCGATCGTTCCGGAGCTCGATATCTATGACAAGTCCTGGCCGATCTGGACCTATGCGGAGATCACCCCGCCGGCGAAATTCGTCCATGACGACGAGGATCGCCGCGGCTCGGCCACCTCCTCCGTTGTTTCCGGCGATTGCATCATCTCCGGCGCCAGCCTCAACAACAGCCTGCTCTTTACCGGCGTCAGGGCCAACTCCTTCTCCAAACTGGAAGGCGCGGTCATCCTGCCGAACGTCAAGATCGGCCGGCGGGCGCAGCTCAAGAATGTGGTGATCGACCATGGTGTCGTCATTCCGGAAGGCCTTGTTGTCGGCGAGGATCCCAAACTCGACGCCAAGCGCTTCCGGCGGACGGAAAGCGGCATCTGCCTGATCACCCAACCGATGATCGACAAGCTGGATATCTGA